A single genomic interval of Arthrobacter globiformis harbors:
- a CDS encoding DAK2 domain-containing protein gives MKRWLGKAETALGNHSDRLNAINIFPVADGDTGTNLYLTVRAAYRALQDARPADAVDVGAVLARAGEAAMEQAKGNSGTLFSVFLCAAAEPLAGHARLTSSLLAAALNRAQIRAWSALSDPVPGTMLSVMEAAGRAAAAVDAGQNGNDSNHALGLVLDAAVEAALEAVVRTEGQLDALQAAHVVDAGGVGMLLILDCLRSAVLGEELRSELLDGLHGYDLQDPHIHTDMPDDDGVEVMCTISLSPLDAATLRLRLDELGDSVIMSQVGPSADAEGRYRWRVHVHVPAPAPALAVIRSLGDPADVSVSELALPRDPSGEVSAEGR, from the coding sequence ATGAAGCGGTGGTTGGGCAAGGCCGAAACCGCACTGGGCAACCACAGCGACCGCTTGAATGCCATCAATATCTTCCCTGTAGCGGACGGCGACACCGGAACCAACCTCTACCTGACGGTACGTGCCGCCTACCGGGCACTGCAGGATGCCCGCCCGGCAGATGCAGTTGACGTGGGCGCCGTCCTTGCGCGTGCCGGCGAGGCGGCGATGGAGCAGGCCAAGGGGAACTCCGGCACGCTGTTCTCCGTATTCCTCTGCGCCGCGGCCGAACCACTGGCCGGGCATGCCAGGCTCACCTCGTCGCTGCTCGCCGCAGCCCTCAATCGGGCGCAGATCAGGGCCTGGTCCGCGCTGAGCGACCCCGTTCCCGGCACCATGCTGTCCGTCATGGAGGCGGCGGGCCGGGCCGCTGCCGCCGTCGACGCCGGCCAGAACGGCAACGACAGCAACCACGCCCTGGGCCTGGTCCTGGATGCGGCCGTGGAGGCCGCCCTCGAGGCCGTGGTCCGCACGGAGGGGCAGCTCGATGCCCTGCAGGCCGCGCACGTGGTGGATGCCGGCGGCGTGGGCATGCTGCTGATCCTGGACTGCCTCCGCTCGGCGGTGCTCGGCGAGGAGCTCCGCAGCGAACTGCTGGACGGCCTGCACGGCTACGACCTCCAGGACCCCCACATCCACACCGACATGCCGGACGACGACGGCGTGGAGGTCATGTGCACCATCAGCCTGTCCCCGCTTGACGCTGCCACGCTCCGGCTGCGCCTGGATGAACTCGGGGACTCCGTGATCATGAGCCAAGTTGGCCCTTCCGCTGACGCTGAGGGCCGGTACCGGTGGCGGGTCCACGTGCACGTCCCGGCCCCGGCTCCGGCCCTTGCAGTGATCCGGTCGCTGGGCGATCCGGCGGACGTGTCCGTCAGCGAGCTCGCCCTGCCCAGGGATCCGTCAGGAGAAGTGAGCGCAGAAGGACGATGA
- the thiL gene encoding thiamine-phosphate kinase: MPQTPLTVAQLSEAELLARIFPRLELSALHSAAVVLGPGDDAAVVAVPDGRTVISIDTQVQDQDFRLEWNNGYRTTGYDVGWKAAAQNLSDINAMGASATSMVVSLTLPPGTPVGWVEDLADGLVAAISKLGAGACSVAGGDLGRGRELSVTVAVLGTLDGGQPVLRSGAQEGDTVAIAGRAGWAAAGLALLESAHHVDSLSPELLSLLELQCRPEPPLDAGPLARISGATAMMDISDGLVRDGTRMAVASHAVLDLDPGHLGQLAEPLRPAATLLGADPRAWVLGGGEDHGLLATFPAGMQVPPGFTGIGSVQACGADKAPGVTIAGRPADSVGWDHFAD, encoded by the coding sequence GTGCCTCAAACACCATTGACTGTCGCCCAACTGTCCGAAGCGGAGCTTCTGGCACGGATTTTCCCGCGGCTGGAACTCAGCGCCCTGCACAGTGCCGCCGTGGTCCTCGGACCGGGGGATGATGCCGCCGTCGTTGCGGTTCCAGATGGCAGGACCGTCATCAGCATCGACACCCAGGTCCAGGACCAGGACTTCCGGCTTGAGTGGAACAACGGCTACCGGACCACCGGATACGACGTCGGGTGGAAGGCCGCAGCGCAGAATCTCAGCGACATCAACGCCATGGGTGCCTCGGCAACGTCCATGGTGGTGAGCCTGACCCTGCCGCCTGGCACGCCGGTCGGATGGGTCGAGGACCTGGCTGACGGCCTCGTGGCTGCCATCAGCAAGCTGGGCGCGGGTGCCTGCTCTGTCGCGGGCGGCGACCTTGGCCGCGGCCGCGAACTGTCCGTCACCGTTGCAGTCCTCGGCACGCTCGACGGCGGCCAGCCAGTACTCCGGTCCGGCGCCCAGGAAGGCGACACCGTGGCCATCGCCGGGCGCGCGGGCTGGGCTGCCGCCGGGCTGGCACTGCTGGAGTCCGCCCATCATGTGGATTCACTTTCACCGGAACTGCTGTCATTGCTTGAGCTTCAGTGCCGGCCGGAGCCGCCCCTGGATGCCGGTCCCCTGGCGCGCATATCCGGTGCCACAGCGATGATGGACATTTCCGACGGCCTGGTGCGGGACGGAACCAGGATGGCCGTGGCCAGCCACGCTGTGCTGGACCTGGATCCCGGGCACCTCGGCCAGCTCGCCGAGCCGCTCCGCCCCGCTGCCACTCTGCTGGGCGCCGACCCGCGCGCATGGGTATTGGGCGGCGGGGAAGACCATGGCCTCCTGGCGACATTCCCTGCGGGCATGCAGGTGCCGCCCGGCTTTACTGGGATAGGCTCAGTACAAGCCTGCGGCGCTGACAAGGCACCGGGCGTGACGATCGCGGGACGGCCCGCTGACTCCGTGGGATGGGATCACTTTGCAGACTAA
- a CDS encoding DUF3515 family protein — protein MHFPLARKPVRRLTVAVAAALAGLALGGCSPAVDVAPAADAANPACAPMMVALPDAIGDARLRRTNSQATAAWGDPSRVVLRCGVNAPGPTTDRCVSVNDVDWVIKEGSPVWTLTTYGREPATEILMDPDKISSATVLADLSAAAAKIKASRNCVGQEDLQDLPTSK, from the coding sequence ATGCATTTCCCGCTCGCCCGAAAACCCGTCCGCAGGCTGACGGTGGCAGTGGCCGCCGCGCTAGCTGGACTGGCGCTGGGCGGCTGTTCACCTGCCGTCGACGTTGCCCCCGCCGCCGACGCAGCCAACCCGGCCTGTGCCCCGATGATGGTGGCGCTTCCGGATGCGATCGGCGACGCCCGCCTGCGGAGGACGAACAGCCAGGCCACGGCAGCCTGGGGCGACCCGTCGCGGGTGGTCCTGCGGTGCGGCGTCAATGCCCCCGGGCCTACCACGGACCGCTGCGTCAGCGTCAATGACGTCGACTGGGTCATTAAGGAGGGCAGCCCTGTGTGGACGCTGACCACCTATGGCCGGGAACCCGCCACGGAAATCCTGATGGATCCGGACAAGATCAGCTCGGCCACCGTCCTGGCTGACCTGTCCGCCGCAGCCGCGAAGATCAAGGCAAGCCGCAACTGCGTGGGCCAGGAGGATCTGCAGGACCTGCCCACCAGCAAGTAG
- a CDS encoding D-alanine--D-alanine ligase family protein, protein MTAADNTSQGKTAHGGTQPKPRVAVLFGGRSSEHAVSCVTAAGVLGAIDRNKYDVVPIGIAKSGQWVLASGDTAQWSLSATSLPEVPPSAQTVSITEIGGEHQLIVTAPNEVPQELGSVDVVFPLLHGPFGEDGTIQGLLELSDTRYVGAGVLASAVGMDKHFMKVVFEAAGLKVGPYIAVTDRQWRNDPESVRKQVDLLGFPVFVKPARAGSSMGISKVDSLDGLDAAIEAAREHDPKLVIEAGIVGREIECAVLEGRGGDAPRTSLPGEISVAGGGHEFYDFQAKYVDDAAALSCPADMPEEAIARVRELAAAAFDSVGAEGLSRVDFFYTPDGDLIINEINTMPGFTPKSMYPQMWAATGVSYPELIDELIHLALTRKTGLR, encoded by the coding sequence TTGACCGCAGCGGACAACACCAGCCAGGGCAAGACCGCCCACGGCGGAACTCAGCCCAAGCCCCGGGTGGCCGTCCTCTTTGGCGGCCGTTCCAGCGAACACGCCGTCAGCTGTGTGACCGCTGCCGGAGTGCTGGGGGCCATCGACCGGAACAAGTACGACGTCGTTCCCATCGGCATCGCCAAGTCCGGCCAGTGGGTCCTCGCGTCGGGGGACACGGCCCAGTGGTCCCTCTCCGCAACCTCGCTTCCGGAGGTCCCGCCGTCGGCCCAGACGGTAAGCATCACGGAGATCGGGGGCGAGCACCAGCTGATCGTGACGGCCCCCAACGAGGTGCCGCAGGAACTCGGATCCGTGGATGTGGTGTTCCCGCTGCTGCACGGGCCGTTCGGTGAGGACGGCACCATCCAAGGGCTTCTGGAGCTCTCCGACACCCGCTACGTCGGTGCCGGCGTGCTCGCCTCGGCGGTGGGCATGGACAAGCACTTCATGAAAGTGGTCTTCGAGGCCGCCGGCCTGAAGGTGGGCCCGTACATCGCTGTGACCGACCGGCAGTGGCGCAACGACCCCGAGTCTGTCCGCAAGCAGGTTGACCTGCTGGGCTTCCCGGTGTTCGTCAAGCCCGCCCGCGCCGGATCCTCAATGGGCATCTCCAAGGTGGACTCGCTTGACGGCCTGGACGCCGCGATAGAGGCGGCCCGCGAGCATGATCCGAAACTGGTGATCGAGGCCGGCATTGTGGGCCGGGAAATCGAATGCGCCGTGCTCGAGGGTCGCGGTGGTGATGCTCCCCGCACGTCCCTGCCCGGCGAGATCTCCGTGGCCGGCGGCGGGCATGAGTTCTATGACTTCCAGGCCAAGTACGTGGATGACGCGGCCGCCCTGAGCTGCCCCGCGGACATGCCCGAGGAAGCGATTGCCCGCGTCCGCGAGCTCGCTGCCGCGGCGTTCGACTCCGTGGGGGCGGAGGGCCTGAGCCGGGTCGACTTCTTCTACACGCCGGACGGCGACCTCATCATCAACGAGATCAACACGATGCCCGGATTCACGCCGAAGAGCATGTACCCGCAGATGTGGGCGGCCACCGGAGTGAGCTATCCGGAGCTGATCGACGAGCTGATCCACCTGGCGCTGACCCGCAAGACCGGCCTTCGTTAG
- a CDS encoding NAD(P)H-dependent glycerol-3-phosphate dehydrogenase produces the protein MTPVYARPGSAVSVAVLGAGSWGTTFAKILADAATASGVDRSIRLWGRRAEVVAEINGNHRNPQYLTDIDLPPSITASADVADVLSGADLVVLAVPAQSLRLQLRKWKPLIGSDALVVSLMKGLELGSDARMSEVIAEELDIPADRIAVVSGPNLAMEIAREEPTASVVACPDAAVAGWIARSCTAPYFRPYTTSDIVGVEIGGIVKNVIALAVGICEGKQMGDNTKASVITRGLAETSRLALALGGKAHTMAGLAGLGDLVATCSSPLSRNHTAGRLLGQGLTLDEVAQKMTQTAEGIKSGQAVHELAGKLGVEMPITAAVVAVLAGKLSVDQLGPLLLSRELKAEGDY, from the coding sequence ATGACGCCTGTGTACGCCCGGCCCGGTTCTGCCGTGTCCGTGGCAGTCCTGGGCGCCGGTTCGTGGGGGACGACGTTCGCGAAAATTCTGGCCGACGCCGCCACGGCCTCCGGCGTTGACCGCAGCATCCGGCTTTGGGGCCGCCGGGCGGAAGTCGTGGCGGAGATCAACGGCAACCACCGCAACCCCCAGTACCTCACCGACATCGATCTTCCGCCGAGCATCACCGCCTCTGCCGACGTGGCGGATGTGCTGTCCGGAGCCGACCTGGTGGTCCTCGCCGTTCCGGCGCAGTCGCTGCGCCTCCAGCTGCGCAAGTGGAAGCCCCTGATCGGGTCCGATGCCCTCGTGGTGTCGCTGATGAAGGGCCTCGAACTGGGCTCGGACGCACGGATGAGTGAGGTCATCGCCGAGGAACTGGACATCCCTGCCGATCGCATCGCCGTCGTGTCCGGTCCCAACTTGGCCATGGAGATCGCCCGGGAGGAGCCCACGGCTTCGGTTGTTGCCTGTCCTGACGCAGCCGTGGCTGGCTGGATCGCCAGAAGCTGCACCGCCCCGTACTTCCGTCCCTACACCACCTCTGACATCGTGGGTGTTGAAATCGGCGGCATCGTCAAGAACGTCATCGCGCTGGCCGTGGGCATCTGCGAGGGAAAGCAGATGGGGGACAACACCAAGGCTTCCGTCATTACCCGCGGGCTGGCCGAAACCTCGCGGCTGGCACTGGCGCTTGGCGGCAAAGCCCACACTATGGCCGGGTTGGCCGGACTTGGGGACCTGGTGGCCACGTGCTCGTCACCGCTGTCCCGGAACCACACTGCCGGCCGCCTGCTGGGACAGGGCCTGACGCTGGACGAGGTCGCGCAGAAAATGACCCAGACCGCCGAGGGCATTAAGTCCGGCCAGGCAGTCCACGAACTTGCCGGCAAGCTCGGCGTCGAAATGCCCATCACGGCGGCCGTCGTCGCGGTCCTCGCCGGAAAATTGTCCGTTGACCAACTCGGGCCGCTACTGCTGTCCCGGGAACTTAAAGCCGAAGGCGATTACTGA
- a CDS encoding lysophospholipid acyltransferase family protein: MKESAKSHITFVLIAGLVRPVLNLVMNKKWEGTEKLPAGGFIAVPNHCTEIDPLVIGHMLYNQKRAPHFLAKSGLFKVPVVGAVLHATKQIPVERSTAGANRSLQLAQEVVAEGGAIIIYPEGTLTRDPDLWPMKGHTGAARLALEAGIPVVPMAHWGAHELFPRYAKRFHLFPRKTSRIRIGDPVDLSRFAGRSRDKATLAEATDVIMDAVTGLLAELRGEQPPARRWDPTAHNQTKHGRDVERGGK; encoded by the coding sequence GTGAAGGAATCGGCCAAGAGCCACATAACGTTCGTGCTTATCGCCGGCCTTGTCCGGCCGGTCCTGAACCTGGTCATGAACAAGAAATGGGAGGGCACGGAAAAGCTTCCCGCGGGCGGCTTCATCGCCGTACCCAACCACTGCACCGAGATCGACCCCCTCGTGATCGGGCACATGCTGTACAACCAGAAGCGCGCCCCACACTTCCTGGCGAAGTCGGGCCTCTTCAAGGTCCCGGTGGTGGGCGCCGTGCTGCACGCCACCAAGCAGATTCCGGTGGAACGCTCGACGGCGGGGGCCAACCGCTCGCTGCAGCTCGCCCAGGAGGTTGTGGCCGAGGGCGGAGCGATCATCATTTACCCCGAGGGTACGCTGACCCGCGACCCCGACCTGTGGCCGATGAAGGGCCACACCGGCGCCGCCCGCCTGGCTCTCGAGGCCGGCATCCCCGTCGTTCCGATGGCGCACTGGGGCGCGCATGAGCTCTTTCCCCGCTACGCCAAGCGGTTCCACCTGTTCCCGCGCAAGACGTCCAGAATCCGGATCGGGGACCCCGTAGACCTTTCCCGCTTCGCGGGCCGGTCCCGGGACAAGGCCACGCTTGCGGAAGCCACGGACGTCATCATGGATGCCGTCACCGGGCTCCTGGCCGAGCTCCGCGGGGAGCAGCCGCCGGCCCGGCGCTGGGACCCGACTGCCCACAACCAGACGAAGCACGGACGCGACGTCGAGCGGGGCGGAAAATGA
- the murA gene encoding UDP-N-acetylglucosamine 1-carboxyvinyltransferase, translated as MSSVLTIRGGVPLTGRVSVRGAKNLVPKAMVAALLGNEPSVLRNVPEIKDVEVVTSLLQLHGVTVEKDPVTGDLTLDPKAAKTAPSTAIDAHAGDSRIPILLCGPLIHAVGEAFIPDLGGCKIGDRPIDYHLNVLRQFGAVVEKRPGGIHISAPKGLRGAKISLPYPSVGATEQVLLSATRAEGITELSGAATEPEIVDLIAVLQKMGAIISVQTDRTIRIEGVRELGGYNHRALSDRNESASWASAALVTRGDIFVEGASQRDMMTFLNTFRKVGGGMDIGEDGIRFYHRGGKLSPLVLETDVHPGFMTDWQQPLVVALTQAEGVSIVHETVYENRFGFTDALIRMGASIQVHRECLGSVPCRFGQRNFLHSAVISGPTQLKGTDIDVPDLRGGFSHLIAALAATGTSRVTGIDIINRGYERFTEKLAGLGADFDISSAK; from the coding sequence ATGAGTAGTGTTCTGACAATCCGCGGAGGCGTCCCGCTAACTGGCCGTGTCAGCGTCCGCGGTGCCAAGAACCTTGTGCCCAAGGCCATGGTGGCCGCGCTGCTGGGCAACGAGCCTTCCGTGCTGCGGAACGTTCCGGAAATCAAGGACGTCGAGGTGGTCACCAGCCTGCTCCAGCTCCACGGCGTGACCGTCGAGAAGGACCCTGTCACCGGTGACCTGACCCTTGATCCCAAGGCTGCCAAGACTGCGCCGAGCACGGCCATCGACGCCCACGCCGGCGACTCCCGGATCCCCATCCTGCTGTGCGGTCCCCTGATCCACGCGGTCGGCGAAGCCTTCATCCCGGACCTGGGCGGCTGCAAGATCGGCGACCGGCCCATCGACTACCACCTGAACGTGCTGCGGCAGTTCGGCGCCGTCGTCGAAAAGCGCCCGGGCGGCATCCACATTTCGGCGCCCAAGGGGCTTCGCGGGGCCAAAATTTCCCTGCCGTATCCCTCCGTCGGCGCCACGGAGCAGGTTCTCCTGAGTGCAACGCGCGCCGAAGGCATCACCGAACTCTCCGGTGCCGCCACCGAGCCCGAAATCGTTGACCTCATCGCCGTGCTCCAGAAGATGGGCGCCATCATCAGCGTCCAAACGGACCGTACCATCCGCATCGAGGGTGTCCGCGAGTTGGGCGGCTATAACCACCGGGCGCTGTCCGACCGCAACGAGTCGGCCTCCTGGGCGTCCGCGGCGCTGGTAACGCGCGGCGACATCTTCGTCGAAGGCGCCTCGCAGCGGGACATGATGACCTTCCTGAACACCTTCCGCAAGGTGGGCGGCGGCATGGACATCGGCGAGGACGGCATCCGCTTCTACCACCGCGGCGGAAAGCTCAGCCCCCTCGTCCTGGAAACGGATGTCCACCCGGGATTCATGACCGACTGGCAGCAGCCCCTCGTCGTGGCCCTGACCCAGGCCGAAGGCGTGTCCATCGTGCATGAGACCGTCTACGAGAACCGCTTCGGCTTCACCGACGCGCTCATACGCATGGGCGCCAGCATCCAAGTGCACCGGGAATGCCTGGGAAGTGTGCCGTGCCGCTTCGGGCAGCGGAACTTCCTGCATTCTGCAGTCATCTCGGGCCCCACCCAGCTCAAGGGAACCGACATCGACGTGCCGGACCTCCGCGGCGGATTCAGCCACCTGATCGCCGCTTTGGCTGCCACGGGGACCTCGCGTGTAACCGGAATCGACATCATCAACCGCGGCTACGAGCGGTTCACCGAAAAGCTGGCCGGGCTCGGCGCCGACTTCGACATCTCGTCGGCGAAGTAG
- the leuD gene encoding 3-isopropylmalate dehydratase small subunit yields the protein MEKFTTHTGIGVPLRQSNVDTDQIIPAVYLKRITRTGFEDALFSAWRKDPSFILNQEPFNAGSVLVAGPDFGTGSSREHAVWALKDYGFRVVLSSRFADIFRGNSGKQGLLAAQVAQDDIELIWKTLENAPGTEVTVDLASKTVTCGNVVAPFEIDDYTRWRLLEGLDDIGLTLQHEEDITAYEATRPSFTPLTLPARTS from the coding sequence ATGGAAAAGTTCACCACCCACACCGGTATCGGCGTCCCGCTGCGCCAGAGCAACGTCGACACGGACCAGATCATCCCCGCCGTGTACCTCAAGCGCATCACGCGCACCGGCTTTGAAGACGCGCTGTTTTCCGCGTGGCGCAAGGATCCTTCCTTCATCCTGAACCAGGAGCCGTTCAATGCCGGGTCCGTCCTGGTGGCCGGCCCCGACTTCGGCACCGGTTCCTCCCGGGAGCACGCCGTCTGGGCGCTCAAGGACTACGGCTTCCGCGTCGTCCTTTCCTCCCGCTTCGCCGACATCTTCCGCGGCAACTCGGGCAAGCAGGGACTCCTCGCCGCGCAGGTTGCCCAGGATGACATCGAGCTCATCTGGAAGACGCTCGAGAACGCGCCCGGAACCGAGGTGACCGTTGACCTCGCCTCCAAGACCGTCACCTGCGGCAACGTGGTTGCGCCGTTCGAGATCGACGACTACACGCGCTGGCGCCTGCTCGAGGGCCTCGATGACATTGGGCTGACCCTGCAGCACGAGGAGGACATTACGGCCTACGAAGCCACCCGGCCGTCCTTCACGCCGCTCACACTCCCGGCCAGGACTTCCTGA